The Streptomyces sp. TLI_105 DNA segment TCCCTTTCCCAGGGCGTCCTCTGTGCGTATGTGTCCCGCGTCATAGCTCATCAGTCAGATGCCCGGGTGACAAGAGCCTCCAGGAAATTGGTTTAGACCTGTGAGCGGGCTGACGCGCGGGTGGCCCCTTCTTCCCGAGCGGTGGGAGAAGGGGCCACACAGTCTCACGGCCGGGGAGACCGGAAGGTTCAGGACGCGCGCGCCACCGGTGTCGCGGTCGCCGGGGTCGGGACGCGCGCCACCGGTGTCGGGGTCGCCGGGTTCAGGACGCGCGCGCCGCCTCCAGGTGGTCCGTGGGCACGTCCCGGGTCGCCGCTTCGAGGGAATCCGTCGGCATCACCCGCGTGAAGACGTCGTCGTAACCGTGCACCTCGTCCGTCCCGGAGAGCAGGTACGCCTGTGCCTCGCCCACGTGGAAGTACACGCCGTGCAGCGTGAGCGTGCCCTCGGCCAGCCGGCGCGCGACCGGCTCGTACGCCCGCAGGTGCTCCAGCTGCTGGACCACGTTGGTCAGGCAGAGCTGCTCGACCGCGTCGGCCGGAAGGCGCCCGGAGATCCGGGCCCAGGCGTGCCGCCGGCTCGCCATCCGCTCCAGGCTGGGCCGGCCGTGGCGCAGCCAGCGGCGGAGCGGGGTCGGCGGGTCGTCCGGGCTGCCGCCCAGCAGGGCCTGCATCGCGCCGCAGCCGGAGTGGCCGCAGACGGTGATCGACTCCACCCGCAGCACCTCCACCGCGTACTCGATCGCCGCCGCCACCGAGTCGTCCCCGCTCTCCTCGCCGGGGAGCGGGACGAGATTGCCGACGTTGCGCACGGTGAAGAGGTCACCCGGGCCGCTGGAGGTGATCATGCTGGTGACGAGACGGGAGTCGGAGCAGGTCAGGAAGAGCTGCGAGGGCCGCTGCCCCTCCCGGGCGAGCCGCGCGAGCTCGTCCCGCACCAGCGGGGCGGTGTTCCGCTGGAACTTGCCGATGCCGCTCGCGAGGTGCAGCCCCGTCGTCCGTCTGGTCTCGGTCGGCTTCTCCCCGCACTGGTGGTTGTGCCAGGGCGTCCAGGGGCGGCAGCAGGGGTGCGAGGCGGAGTCGGTGACGGGCGCGGGCTCGGCGATCCGGGCACCGGACGGCCCGGTGGTCTCGACCGTCCCGCCGTGGGCGAGGTGCCCGGCGGTCCAGTCGCTCAGCGCCTCGTAGGCGGCGTGGTCCATGAAGGACCCGTCGAGCTCGATCACCACGTCGGAGCCCCGCGGCAGTTGGTGCAGCGCCCGGCTGAGCCGGGGCACGGCGAGGAAGGTCAGCTGGCCCCGGACGTGCAGCAGTTGGCGGCCGTCCCGCTCCTCCCGGGTGATCCGGGTGCGGGCGAGCCGGTGCAGGGCGACCGCGATGGCCACGGCGATGCCGAGGGCGACGCCCTCCAGGATGCCGACGAGGACGACGCCGGCCAGCGTCACCGCGTAGACGACGACCTCGCGGTGCCGGGTGACCGTACGGATGTGGGTGATGCTCACCATCTGGATGCCGACCACCATGACGAGGGCGGCGAGGGCGGGCAGCGGGATCAGGTCGAGCACCGGCACGAGCAGGAGGGCGGCGAGCACGATCCACAGACCGTGCAGCATGGTCGAGGCGCGACTCACGGCGCCCGCCGAGACGTTGGCGACGCTGCGGACCGCGACCCCGGCGACCGGGAGGCCGCCGAGCGCCCCGGAGACCATGTTGGCCGCGCCCTGTCCGGCGAGCTCGCGGTCGAGACGGGAGCGGGGGACGCCCTGGCCGCGGTCCCCTCGGGCGGCGACCAGCTTGTCGACCGCGACGGCCGACAGCAGCGACTGCACGCTGGTGACGAGCGTGATCGTGAGCACGCCCGCCGCGATGCCGAGGACCGGGCCCTCGGGCAGGCCGGGCAGGGCGTGGCTGCTCCAGGACGGCAGGTCCACGCGCGGCACGGCGAGCCCGGCGAAGGCGGCCACGGCCGTCGCCCCGGCCACCGCGACGAGCGCGGCGGGGACCTTCCGTACGAGCCGCCCCGCACGCCCCGGCAGGCGCGGCCAGCACAGCAGCACGGCCACGGTGAGGGCGCTGATGACGAGCGCCTCCGGGTGGACGCGCGCCAACTGGGCGGGCAGTCCGAGGACGTTGTCCACGGCGGAGCTCTGCGGGGTGCCGCCGAGCACGATGTGGAGCTGGGCGAGGGCGATGGTGACGCCGATGCCGGCCAGCATGCCGTGCACGATCGCGGGTGAGACGGCGAGCGCCGAGCGGGCCACGCGCAGGGCCGACAGTGCGAGTTGGGCGAGGCCGGCGAGAACGGTGATGGCGCAGGTGGTGCGCCAGCCGTACTTCTGGATGAGCTCGGCGGTCACGACGGTGAGTCCGGCGGCGGGGCCGCTCACCTGGAGCGGGGAGCCGCCGAACCGGCCGGCCACGAGGCCGCCGACGGCGGCGGCCACCAGTCCGGCCTGGAGCGGGGCTCCGGTGGCGAGTGCGATGCCGAGCGAGAGCGGCAGCGCGATCAGGAAGACGGCGACGGACGCGGAGACGTCGGCGCCGGCGAGGCGGAAGCGGCGGGGTCCGTCCGGCGGGCTGTGAGGCCGCTGGATCCGGGGCCGGTTGGTCGTGCGGGCAGGGGTACAGAGGGTCATGTTCCCGTCTCCTCCGGGGCAGCGCGGTCGCGGCTCGTGCGGGGTGCAGCGGCGGGATTCGCGAGACCCTCCGGGTGATCTACGTGTTCGAGTGGAGGATCAACGCTCAGTAAATGGATCGTAATGGAGAGTAAAGACTGCGGCATTATTTTCGGGGCAAACGGGGCAATGATTCACCGGTTCCGGTGACAGAACGTGCGCATGCCGCTTGTCGCTGGCGACCCCCGGTCCTCGTGGTGCGACGTTTACGCCGCTTGTACGGAAATCCGAGGATCTGAGGAGAGGTGCGCGGATGTCAGCCGCCCGCAGAACGACCACTGTCCGGAGGAAGGCGCTTGCCGTCGGCGTCCTCACCCTCGCCCTCGCCACCGGCCTCGCCGGCTGCTCGGGCTCCGACGACACCGCCACGAAGGGCACCTCGGGCGACGCGGGCGCCGAGAAGGGACCGGCCGCGGCCCCGAAGACCGCGCCCCGGCTGATCGGCGACGGCTCGACCGCCTTCACCGGCGCCCAGCCCCACCAGCCGGTCTGGCAGAAGCTCAAGCCCGGCGAGACCCCGCCGCAGTTCGTGGTCTTCTCCTGGGACGGCGCCGGCGAGGACAGCCAGAAGCTGTTCTCCCACTTCCGCGCGGTCGGCAAGAAGTACGACGCCACCATGACGTACTTCCTCAGCGGCGTGTACCTGCTGCCGGAGGAGAAGCGGGAGCTCTACGACCCGCCGCAGCACAGCCCCGGCCGCTCCGACATCGGCTTCAACGACGTCGAGGGCATCCGCGCCACCGTCCGCGAACTGCGCGGCGCGTGGCAGGAGGGCAACGAGATCGGCACCCACTTCAACGGCCACTTCTGCGGGAAGGAGGGCGGCGTCGGCAACTGGTCGGTCGAGGACTGGAAGAGCGAGATCGACCAGGCCAAGTCCTTCGTCAAGCACTGGAAGACCAACGCCGGCCTGCGCGCCGAGCAGCCGCTGCCCTTCGACTACGAGAAGGAGCTCGTCGGCGCCCGCACCCCCTGCCTGGAGGGCCGGAAGAACTTCGTCCAGGCGGCGGCGCAGATGGGCTTCCGCTATGACACCAGCGGCGTCAACGACCAGATCTGGCCCAAGAAGGACCTGGGCCTGTGGGACCTGTCGATGCAGCTCGTACCCGTCCCGGGGCGCGCCTTCCAGACGCTCTCCATGGACTACAACTTCCTGGTGAACCAGTCGGGTACGACCCAGGGCGACCCCTCCCGGCACCGCTACTGGGGCGACCAGATGCGCGACGGCCTGGTGCAGGCCTTCGAGCGCTCCTACCGGGGCAACCGCGCGCCGCTGATCATCGGCAACCACTTCGAGTCCTGGAACGGCGGCACGTACATGCGGGCCGTCGAGGAGACCATCGCCACCGTCTGCGTGCAGAAGGACGTCAAGTGCGTGTCCTTCCGCCAGCTCGCCGACTGGCTCGACGCCCAGGACCCCGACGTCATCGCCAAGATGCGCACCCTGAAGGTCGGCGAGGCGCCGGCGGGCGGCTGGAAGGCCTTCCTCGCCCCCCAGCCGGCCGCCCCGGCAGGCGCCCCGGCCAAGGGCGCCCAGCAGACCGAACGCCACTGAGCCCGGCCGTCGACGTCAGGCGGGCCGATCGGCCTTCGGGGGTCAAGCGGGCTGAACGGCACTGAGCCCTTCGTCCAGTACGAAGTCGGGGTCGACCTGCGACGCCAGGTCGGCCCCGGTCTTGGCGTTGCCCCAGCTCTCCGCGTTGCGCAGATGGAAGTGGACCATCTGGCGCGTGTAGCGCTCCCAATCGCGGTGGGCGTACGAGTCGTCCGCCGCGTCCTGGAGGGCCTGGAGCGCCATGCGGTTCTCCGCCTCCAGGAGCTCGAAGCGGGGCGGACGGCCCTTCTCCATCGCGCGGACCCAGTCCGAGTGCCCCACCGCCACCAGCAGGTCCTCGCCGACCTCCTCGCGCAGGAAGTCGAGGTCGTCCTGGCCCTGCACCTTGTTGCCGACGACCTTGAGCGCCACGCCGAAGTCCCGCGCGTACTCCTTGTACTGACGGTAGACCGAGACTCCCTTGAGGGTCGGCTCGGCGACCAGGAAGGTCATGTCGAAGCGGGTGAAGAGACCCGACGCGAAGGAGTCCGAACCCGCCGTCATGTCGACGACCACGTACTCGTCGGCCCCGTCGACCAGGTGGTTGAGGCAGAGCTCCACCGCGCCGACCTTGGAGTGGTAGCAGGAGACCCCGAGGTCCGACTCGGTGAAGGGCCCGGTCGCCATCAGTCGGATCTCGCCGTCGTCGAGCGGGACCGGACGCGCGCACGCCTCGTACACCGGGTTGTGCTCGCGGACCCGCAGCAGCCGCGAACCCTCCCCGGGCGGCGTCGTCTTGATCATCGTGTCGGCGGAGGCGATCCGCGGATTGCTGCCCCGCAGGTACTCCTTGATGAGCGGCAGATGCGCGCCCATCGCGGGCAGCGCGGCGGCCTCCGCCTCGGACAGGCCGAGCGCGGCGCCCAGGTGCTGGTTGATGTCGGCGTCGACGGCGACGACCGGCGCTTCGTTGGCGGCGAGGTGGCGGATGAAGAGCGAGGACAGCGTGGTCTTGCCGCTGCCGCCCTTCCCCACGAAAGCGATCTTCATGTTCACCTAGCGTAGCGGCACGATCGCACCTCGTGGTCAAGCTGCGTGAAGAAGACCACTCCATCGTGGGGCGGGGCCCCGAGGCGCGTAGCCTCCCTACCTATGAGTACGCACGCCTCTGACCCCTTGGCCGCCCTCGGCTCCCTGCCGGGCGTCGCCGAAGCGGTGGACTCCGTACGCAAGGCCGTCGACCGGGTCTACGGCCACCGCGTGATGCGCCGCCGCAGCAACGAGATCTCCTCCGAGGCGGCCCTGCGCGGCGCGCGCGGCTCAGCCGCCCTGTCCGGGGCCGACTGGGCCCTGGAGGAGGTCCGTCGGCGCACGGACTTCAGCGCCGACGCCGAGGCCCGCACCGTCGGTGCCGCCCTGCGCCTCGGCGCTGAGGCCGGGCAGCTGCTCTCCATCTGGCGCCAGTCGCCCCTGCGCGTGCTCGCCCGGCTGCACCTGGTCGCCGCCGGCGACGCGGCCCTCCCGGCCGGTACCGGTGTCGGCGACCCCGTGGGACGGCCCCGGCTGGACGGCGAGACGGTCGACGAACCCCTGATCGACCTCCCGCTGCCGACGCCCGCCGAGGTCGCGGGACGGCTCGACGGCCTCGCCGAACTGATCGTCGTGGGCAGCGAGGCCCCGGCCCTCGTCACGGCCTCCGTGGTGCACGGCGAACTGCTCGCGCTGCGCCCCTTCACCTCGTACAACGGCCTCGTCGCGCGGGCGGCCGAGCGGATCGCGCTAATCGGCAGCGGCCTCGACCCCAAGGCCGTCTGTCCGGCCGAGGTCGGCCACGCGGAACAGGGCCGGGCCGCGTACCTCGCCGCCTTCGAGGGGTACCTGTCGGGCACCCCGGAGGGCGTGGGTGCCTGGATCGCGCACTGTGGACGCTCGGTCGAGCTGGGAGTCCGGGAGTCGACGGCCGTCTGCGAGGCCCTCCAGCGCGGCGCCGCCTGACCCTGCCCCTCGCGGGCCGTCCGGTCTTCGTGGGCGGCCTGGCCCTCGCGAGTCGGCCTGGCTCTCATGGGGCGACCGGGCCCCCGTGGGGCGGTCGGGCTCTCATGGGTCGGCCAGGTCCTTGTAGGGCGGTTGGGCTCTCATGGGTCGCCCGGGCCCTCGCGGGGCGGTCGGGCTCTCATGGGTCGGACAGGTCCGGAAATGGGTTGCGGCGGCACCAGTCCTGGTACCGCCGCTGGCACGTCCACCCAGTTACCAAGCGTCCTCGATATGTGCCCATCAGGCCGGGAACTTTGCCCGTGGCCTGGTGCGGCTGGCCCGTAATCGACGGGTCGACGTCGCGTGGGTGCCCGGTTTCAGTGCTAGGTCCGTGGGGCCTTCATGCTCAACAGGTGATCCTCTCGGATGTCCTCGGTCTCGCGGGCCTGCTTCCTTTCTACTCCTGTCCGGGTGGAAGCGAAAGTGGTGGCTCCACTTCTCTGCCGATTGCTCAAATTCGGGCAAAGTCATCGGCGAGGCGATGGGCGAGGGCTGCCTGCCGACGTCGCGCCGCGTACCAGACGAGTCCGGCCCCGACGGCCGCTGCTCCGACCGCCGCCGCGGCGACGAGCGTGGGACGGGGCGGCATCCGGAACTCGGGCAGCCGCTGCTTGAGCCGCACCGGCTTTTCGAAGGCCAGAACCGGCCACTCCCGTGCCACGGCCTCACGGCGCAGCGTCCGGTCGGGATTGACCACGTACGGGTGGCCGACGGCCTCCAGCATGGGGATGTCGGTCGCCGAATCGCTGTACGCGTAGCAGCGCGAGAGGTCGTAGCCCTCCGACTCCGCGAGCTCCCGCACAGCCTCCGCCTTCGTCGGCCCGTAGGCGTAGTACTCCACCTCCCCGGTGAAGCACCCGTCCTCGCCGACCACCATCCGGGTGGCGACGACCCGGTCGGCGCCGAGCATCTCGCCGATCGGCTCGACCACCTCGGCCCCTGAGGTCGAGACGATCACGACGTCGCGGCCGGCG contains these protein-coding regions:
- a CDS encoding SulP family inorganic anion transporter, yielding MTLCTPARTTNRPRIQRPHSPPDGPRRFRLAGADVSASVAVFLIALPLSLGIALATGAPLQAGLVAAAVGGLVAGRFGGSPLQVSGPAAGLTVVTAELIQKYGWRTTCAITVLAGLAQLALSALRVARSALAVSPAIVHGMLAGIGVTIALAQLHIVLGGTPQSSAVDNVLGLPAQLARVHPEALVISALTVAVLLCWPRLPGRAGRLVRKVPAALVAVAGATAVAAFAGLAVPRVDLPSWSSHALPGLPEGPVLGIAAGVLTITLVTSVQSLLSAVAVDKLVAARGDRGQGVPRSRLDRELAGQGAANMVSGALGGLPVAGVAVRSVANVSAGAVSRASTMLHGLWIVLAALLLVPVLDLIPLPALAALVMVVGIQMVSITHIRTVTRHREVVVYAVTLAGVVLVGILEGVALGIAVAIAVALHRLARTRITREERDGRQLLHVRGQLTFLAVPRLSRALHQLPRGSDVVIELDGSFMDHAAYEALSDWTAGHLAHGGTVETTGPSGARIAEPAPVTDSASHPCCRPWTPWHNHQCGEKPTETRRTTGLHLASGIGKFQRNTAPLVRDELARLAREGQRPSQLFLTCSDSRLVTSMITSSGPGDLFTVRNVGNLVPLPGEESGDDSVAAAIEYAVEVLRVESITVCGHSGCGAMQALLGGSPDDPPTPLRRWLRHGRPSLERMASRRHAWARISGRLPADAVEQLCLTNVVQQLEHLRAYEPVARRLAEGTLTLHGVYFHVGEAQAYLLSGTDEVHGYDDVFTRVMPTDSLEAATRDVPTDHLEAARAS
- a CDS encoding ATP-binding protein; translated protein: MKIAFVGKGGSGKTTLSSLFIRHLAANEAPVVAVDADINQHLGAALGLSEAEAAALPAMGAHLPLIKEYLRGSNPRIASADTMIKTTPPGEGSRLLRVREHNPVYEACARPVPLDDGEIRLMATGPFTESDLGVSCYHSKVGAVELCLNHLVDGADEYVVVDMTAGSDSFASGLFTRFDMTFLVAEPTLKGVSVYRQYKEYARDFGVALKVVGNKVQGQDDLDFLREEVGEDLLVAVGHSDWVRAMEKGRPPRFELLEAENRMALQALQDAADDSYAHRDWERYTRQMVHFHLRNAESWGNAKTGADLASQVDPDFVLDEGLSAVQPA
- a CDS encoding oxidoreductase — protein: MSTHASDPLAALGSLPGVAEAVDSVRKAVDRVYGHRVMRRRSNEISSEAALRGARGSAALSGADWALEEVRRRTDFSADAEARTVGAALRLGAEAGQLLSIWRQSPLRVLARLHLVAAGDAALPAGTGVGDPVGRPRLDGETVDEPLIDLPLPTPAEVAGRLDGLAELIVVGSEAPALVTASVVHGELLALRPFTSYNGLVARAAERIALIGSGLDPKAVCPAEVGHAEQGRAAYLAAFEGYLSGTPEGVGAWIAHCGRSVELGVRESTAVCEALQRGAA
- a CDS encoding HAD family phosphatase, giving the protein MLGLVENHSLPRTAAFFDLDKTVIAKSSTLTFSKSFYRGGLISRRAALRTAYIQFVFLAGGADHDQMERMREYLSALCKGWNVAQVKELVAETLHDLIDPIIYDEAASLIEDHHSAGRDVVIVSTSGAEVVEPIGEMLGADRVVATRMVVGEDGCFTGEVEYYAYGPTKAEAVRELAESEGYDLSRCYAYSDSATDIPMLEAVGHPYVVNPDRTLRREAVAREWPVLAFEKPVRLKQRLPEFRMPPRPTLVAAAAVGAAAVGAGLVWYAARRRQAALAHRLADDFARI